One genomic window of bacterium includes the following:
- a CDS encoding type IV pilus twitching motility protein PilT: protein MTVTLQQLLKTMVEQGATDLHITTNSPPQIRIDGELVPLQLPPLGAAETKALCYSVMTDQQKHRFEENLELDFSFGIKGLARFRANVFNQRGAVGAAFRTIPWEIKSFQELGLPETVSQLAERPRGLVLVTGPTGSGKSTTLAAMIDKINRERQSHIVTIEDPIEYLHSHKRCLVNQREIGTDTRSFPAALRSVLRQDPDIVLIGEMRDLETIECALRVAETGHLTFATLHTNSAAQTINRIIDVFPPNQQPQVRSQLSLTLEGILCQALLPRSSGHGRTLAMEILIPNTAIRNLIREDKVHQIYAMMQSGQSKFGMQTFNQSLATLYFRRLITLQTALAVSHNADELQEMINRGVGTLGAPVAPPAAGPGARR, encoded by the coding sequence GTGACGGTCACGCTGCAGCAGTTGCTGAAGACGATGGTCGAGCAGGGAGCGACCGACCTGCACATCACCACCAACTCGCCGCCGCAGATCCGCATCGACGGCGAGCTCGTCCCGCTGCAGTTGCCGCCGCTCGGCGCGGCGGAGACGAAGGCCCTCTGCTACTCGGTGATGACCGACCAGCAGAAGCACCGCTTCGAGGAGAACCTCGAGCTCGACTTCTCGTTCGGCATCAAGGGGCTGGCGCGCTTCCGCGCCAACGTCTTCAACCAGCGGGGCGCCGTCGGCGCCGCCTTCCGCACGATCCCCTGGGAGATCAAGTCGTTCCAGGAGCTCGGGCTGCCCGAGACCGTCTCCCAGCTCGCCGAGCGGCCGCGCGGCCTGGTGCTCGTCACGGGGCCGACCGGCTCGGGCAAGAGCACGACGCTCGCCGCGATGATCGACAAGATCAACCGCGAGCGGCAGTCGCACATCGTGACGATCGAGGACCCGATCGAGTACCTGCACTCCCACAAGCGCTGCCTCGTCAACCAGCGGGAGATCGGGACCGACACGCGCTCCTTCCCCGCGGCGCTGCGCTCGGTGCTGCGGCAGGACCCGGACATCGTGCTGATCGGCGAAATGCGCGACCTCGAGACGATCGAGTGCGCGCTGCGGGTGGCCGAGACGGGCCACCTGACGTTCGCCACGCTGCACACCAACTCGGCCGCGCAGACGATCAACCGCATCATCGACGTCTTCCCGCCGAACCAGCAGCCGCAGGTCCGCTCGCAGCTCTCGCTGACCTTGGAGGGAATCCTCTGCCAGGCGCTGCTGCCGCGGTCCAGCGGGCACGGGCGCACGCTGGCGATGGAGATCCTGATCCCCAACACGGCCATCCGGAACCTGATCCGCGAGGACAAGGTCCACCAGATCTACGCGATGATGCAGTCCGGGCAGTCGAAGTTCGGGATGCAGACCTTCAACCAATCGCTGGCCACGCTCTACTTCCGCCGCCTCATCACGCTGCAGACCGCGCTGGCGGTCTCGCACAACGCCGATGAGCTGCAGGAGATGATCAACCGCGGCGTGGGCACGCTCGGAGCCCCCGTCGCGCCGCCGGCGGCGGGCCCCGGCGCCCGCCGCTGA
- the pilB gene encoding type IV-A pilus assembly ATPase PilB, with amino-acid sequence MSERIGDLLLEEGLVTPEALRQALERQKAEGGKVGFHLVSQGSVTEEDLVQMLSEQYGIPAIDLRSLYPHVDRELLAQIPEQLASRYQVFPVHKAGNVLTLAMSDPTNVVALDDIRFRTGCEVEPVLASEFALREAIAKSYEERRMELFGAEMAAEAAAADAEGGAAAEDLELMSDEDEIDAGNLEVQSEDAPVVRVVNKILVDAIQRGASDIHVESYEKDFRVRLRVDGVLYEYMKPPMKLRDAIISRLKILAKLDIAERRLPQDGRIKIKMRLDGRTREMDYRVSTVPVLFGEKVVLRLLDRENLALDLTKLGFESESLEKFTKAILKPWGMVLVTGPTGSGKTNTLYSAIGRVNTPETNIMTAEDPVEFNLHGINQVQTKEAIGLTFAEALRAFLRQDPNIILIGEIRDFETAEIAVKAALTGHLVLSTLHTNDAPSTINRLMNMGIEPFLVATSVNLICAQRLVRRVCRDCKQEMPVPPRALVDIGFTPEEAETAKVFKGRGCPTCNNTGYKGRVGLFEVLEISDEIREMILTGCSALELKRRAIEEGMISLRHSGLTKIADGVTTIDEVVRETVL; translated from the coding sequence ATGTCGGAGCGAATCGGCGATCTGCTGCTGGAGGAGGGGCTGGTCACGCCGGAGGCGTTGCGCCAGGCCCTCGAACGGCAGAAGGCGGAGGGGGGGAAGGTCGGCTTCCACCTCGTCAGCCAGGGGAGCGTCACCGAGGAAGACCTCGTGCAGATGCTCTCCGAGCAGTACGGCATCCCGGCGATCGACCTGCGCTCCCTCTACCCGCACGTGGACCGCGAACTGCTGGCGCAGATTCCCGAGCAGCTCGCCTCGCGCTATCAGGTCTTCCCGGTCCACAAGGCGGGGAACGTCCTGACCCTCGCGATGTCCGATCCGACGAACGTCGTGGCGCTCGACGACATCCGCTTCCGCACCGGCTGCGAGGTCGAGCCGGTCCTCGCCAGCGAGTTCGCGCTGCGCGAGGCGATCGCCAAGTCGTACGAAGAGCGGCGGATGGAGCTCTTCGGGGCGGAGATGGCGGCGGAGGCCGCGGCGGCGGACGCGGAGGGGGGCGCGGCGGCCGAAGACCTCGAGCTGATGTCGGACGAGGACGAGATCGACGCCGGCAACCTCGAGGTGCAGTCGGAGGACGCGCCGGTCGTGCGCGTCGTCAACAAGATCCTCGTGGACGCGATCCAGCGCGGCGCGTCGGACATCCACGTCGAGAGCTACGAGAAGGACTTCCGCGTGCGGCTGCGCGTCGACGGCGTGCTCTACGAGTACATGAAGCCGCCGATGAAGCTGCGCGACGCGATCATCAGCCGCCTGAAGATCCTGGCCAAGCTCGACATCGCGGAGCGGCGGCTGCCGCAGGACGGCCGGATCAAGATCAAGATGCGGCTCGACGGCCGGACGCGCGAGATGGACTACCGCGTCTCGACCGTGCCGGTGCTGTTCGGCGAGAAGGTCGTGCTGCGGCTCCTCGACCGGGAGAACCTGGCGCTCGACCTGACGAAGCTCGGCTTCGAGTCGGAATCGCTCGAGAAGTTCACCAAGGCGATCCTGAAGCCGTGGGGGATGGTCCTCGTCACCGGCCCGACCGGGTCGGGCAAGACGAACACCCTCTACTCGGCCATCGGACGGGTCAACACGCCCGAGACGAACATCATGACCGCCGAGGACCCGGTGGAGTTCAACCTCCACGGGATCAACCAGGTGCAGACGAAGGAGGCGATCGGGCTGACCTTCGCCGAGGCGCTGCGCGCCTTCCTGCGCCAGGACCCGAACATCATCCTGATCGGCGAAATCCGCGACTTCGAGACCGCGGAAATCGCCGTCAAGGCGGCGCTCACCGGCCACTTGGTCCTTTCGACGCTGCACACCAACGACGCCCCCTCGACGATCAACCGACTGATGAACATGGGCATCGAGCCGTTCCTCGTCGCGACGTCGGTGAACCTGATCTGCGCTCAGCGGCTCGTGCGGCGCGTCTGCCGCGACTGCAAGCAGGAGATGCCCGTTCCGCCGCGCGCCCTCGTGGACATCGGCTTCACCCCCGAGGAGGCGGAGACGGCGAAGGTCTTCAAGGGACGCGGCTGCCCGACCTGCAACAACACGGGCTACAAGGGGCGCGTCGGCCTCTTCGAGGTGCTGGAGATCAGCGACGAGATCCGCGAGATGATCCTCACCGGCTGCTCGGCGCTGGAACTGAAGCGGCGGGCGATCGAGGAGGGGATGATCTCGCTGCGCCATTCGGGACTGACCAAGATCGCGGACGGCGTGACGACGATCGACGAAGTCGTGCGCGAGACGGTTCTCTGA